The following is a genomic window from Balearica regulorum gibbericeps isolate bBalReg1 chromosome 34, bBalReg1.pri, whole genome shotgun sequence.
TCGTAGCGGTTTTGGTTTGGAAACTTTACGCCGGGGTAAAACCAGGATGAGattgggggggggaacaacCCCCCACCCCATAATCCTCGTTTACCCGGCGGTAATTAACCCCCCCCGGCGTTTGTCCCTCCCGTTTCGGCGAGACGCTGCCGGAGCCGACGTGCGCGGCGTTACGAACGGGGCGCGAAGCccgtcctcccccccccccccccccaaaaccccgcGAGCTCTAATTAACGCCGCGAGCTCTAATTAACGCCGCGCAAAGGACGGGGTCCCGCGCCGTCGCCTTACCTCCTCGCCGCCGGGGACCCCTCCGAGGCGCCGCGGTGAAGGCGACCGCGGTTCTTTCGCCTCTCTCCAAAATAACCGCGTGCGATTCGGACGGGCGCCGTCGCGATTTTACCCCGTCGCGATTTTACCCCGTCGCGATTTTACCGCCTCGCGCGGTCGAGGGGCGCCGGGGCGGCTGCCGTCGAGGGGAGACCCTCTCCCCCGGCCGCCCCCTCATCTCCGTCTCGGCGCCGCGTTCGGCGGAGGCGATGCCGGAGGTCGCGGCCGCCGGTGATGTCACTTTTGCAGGCAAGCGGCCGTTTTCGGGGGGATTTAACCCCAAAAACGTTTTCCGGCGGTTGGCGCGTCGCGCCGATGGTCGTTTCGCTCCGGCCGTCGGCGTTATCCCCGGCCCATACCGCGCAACCGCGTCGTAGCCCTGATGGGGAAACGAGGAGTTCGTTAATGACCAGCGGCTCGTTAAACGCTCACGCCTTCGTCACCGGGATTGCGACCCTTTCACCGGGAAGTAATTAATCTAGGGTTCCTCTCAAAAGTTCCCGCTGGGGATGGAGGTTGGCGGTAGCGGCGCAGGGGGGGGGGCTGCGTCATAAATCCTCCTCGTTAATTAGCCGGCGGTTCGTTAAGCGTCTCTCAGGCGCAGTCGCCAGTGACGCCCCACCGccgtccgtgtcccccccccgccccagccggCGTTTGTCCCGTGTCAGTACCGGTTCAGGGCCCAGCCGCGCTGCACCGTTAAGTAGTGGGGTGATGTCAGCGCCGCGGCCGTGATGTCAGCGCCGCGGCCGTGATGTCAGCGCGATAACCCTCGGGTTATCAGCTGCGGGCGCTTGGCTGACCCCGGGCTCTTTcgggggacaccccccacttCCCGACTACACTGACGCAGCCTGAGCTGCGGGTTCCAGCCCTACGTCACCGGAACGCGTCAAAAGTGTCTGGAAATGAGGAAAACGCCCCAGTTTggggccgccccccccccccgcgctccCCCCGCCCGCCAGGGGGCGCTGCCCCCCACAACTCACCCCGCGGCGGGGCAGACGAGGCGGAAGCGCTGCCCCGCCTTTCTCCGCCTTCCTCACGTGACCGCCGTCAGCCAATGGGACTCTAGAGCCGGTATCACGTGAAGGAGGCGCAGGGAGGTGTCAGGTTGAGGCGGAGCGGTGGTGCTGCAGGCCGCCGCCATGGACCAGGCcgggaaggagaaggaggcgCTGCAGCTCCTGGCCGAGGCCGACAAGAAGGTCCGCGGCTCCCAGTCCTTCTTCGCCGGCCTCTTCGGGTGAGTCCGAGCCGCTCCGGGCTTGGCAACGCCCGGGGGCctggcactgggggggggggaaggttcGAGGTGCTGGGccttgggcgggggggggtgaggggatgggggggtttgggggtgaggggggcactgaggggtgtgtggggggcactgaggggggtttgggggtgaggggggcactgaggggatgggggggcactgaggggggtttgggggtgaggggggcactgaggggatgggggggcactgaggggggtttgggggtgaggggggcacTGAGGAGATGGGGGGGCACTGAGGGGTTGGGGGGGCACTGAGGGGGgtgaggggatgggggggcactgaggggatgggggtgaggggggcacTGAGGAGATGGGGGGGCACTGAGGGGTTGGGGGGGCACTGAGGGGGgtgaggggatgggggggcactgaggggatgggggggcactgaggggggtttgggggtgaggggggcacTGAGGGGGTGTAGGGGGCACTGAGGGGGctttgggggtgaggggggcactgaggggatgggggggcactgaggggggtttgggggtgaggggggcacTGAGGGGTGTGTGGGGGCCACtgaggggggtttgggggtgaggggggcactgaggggtgtgtggggggcactgaggggggtttgggggtgaggggggcactgaggggtgtgtggggggcactgaggggtgtgtggggggcactgaggggggtttgggggtgaggggggcactgaggggtgtgtggggggcactgaggggggtttgggggtgaggggggcactgaggggatgggggggcaccgagggggggtttgggggtgagggggtgggatgggggggttGTGATGGAGGTGTTGGCTcttggggggggtttgggggtgagggggggcactgggggggtgctgtggggcaggagtgGGGTGTTAGGAGCTTGTTGGGGGGACCTTGGGGTGGAGGTGTTggcccctggggggggggggttgagggTAGTGGTGGGGTATtgaggggatggggaaggggttggggggtttgggggtgagGGAGGGGGCGCtgagggggtggggaaggggtgtgggggggttgGGGATGGACGTGCTGTCTCCTGGGGGGGATTGGGGGCAAGGGGGGGTAGGAATGNNNNNNNNNNNNNNNNNNNNNNNNNNNNNNNNNNNNNNNNNNNNNNNNNNNNNNNNNNNNNNNNNNNNNNNNNNNNNNNNNNNNNNNNNNNNNNNNNNNNCTTGTTAAGGTCGGCGCCGgcgctcagcagcagctccaccaTCGCCAGGTCTTTGCGGAGGACGGCGACGTGGAGGGGGGTGTAAcctgaggggagggggggggggtcaccgTGGGGCACCCCCTAACTGAAACCGTGCAGCCCCACGGTGTCCCCCCACCTTCCGCCATCTCCCTACGGTGTCCCGGTTCcgtccccgtcccgtcccccccctcGCACCGTCGTAGTTGACGCTGTCGAGCTGGGCGCGCGTCTCCTCGTCGTGGGGTGCCGGGGGAATCCGGGGGGGCCCCAGGAGGTGGCGGGCGCAGCCGCGGCGGCCCTCGCGGCAGGCGAGGTGCAACGCCGTGTGCCCCCCCCTCTCCTGCACGCAcagccccgcgcccgccgcccgtAGCTTCCGCACGAAGCCGGACAGGCCCAGGATGACGGCGATGTGCAGCGCCGTCTgcggggagagagagagagagagaccccCCCTCAGGGAGGGAGAACGGGGAGCCCCCACCCCAGAGCCAGCACAGAGATTGGGGGTGCCTGTTCCCGTCCCCCCCAAAacccgttcccccccccccccgtgtcgGCACCTGCCCCAGGTCGTTCTGCAGGTCCAGGTACTCGGTGCCTCCCGTGTACTGCAGGATGGAGTCCAGGAAAGCCTCGTGTTCGTGGATCACGGCCAAGTGCAGGGCCCTGGGGcggagagggaggggggggcagcgttaccgggtggggggggggggaccccccacccccggccccggggggggggggggggggggcccctCCCGGGGGTCCTGCGTAGCCCCGTGGGtgcccgggggagggggggggggggtaggacCCGCTGTCAGGgccgccccggggagggggatCCCCGCCCGCACTCACGTGTCGCCGTCCTCGGTGAGGAAGCCCAGGACGTGCCGCAGCCAGGCCGCGGGGTCCACGGCGGCGGCAGCTAACGGCGACGAGGCCGCCcgtttctcttcctcctcttcctcctcctcctcaggaggTTCAGCGAGACGAACGGCGCTTACGGCCGCCGTGACGGGGCCCAGGGCCGTACCGGGACTGGCAGGCCCGGGGCTGGCGGGCAGCGGCCCCAACTGCCCCTCGCCCAGCGAACCCAGGCCGCTGTCGCACCACTCATCACCCTCGGGCCGCTTTACCTCACCGGGAAGAGTcggcgccgccgctgccgccgccgcctccgcggCCGCCATAGCCGGGCCGCCGGGCTAGGCCGCGCTCAGGGCCTCGCCGCCAtggggccgccgccgccgccgccgtcccgGGAAATCCCCGCCGGGCCCGGCGATGGCGGCCGCGCGGGGCCTGTCGGGACCCGTAGTCCTTACAACACTTCCGGGGCGTCGAGCGCGGGGTACGCCGGGAAATACCAGGTTTTCCGCCTATCAGCGCCGTCCGCGGTGTACGCCGGGAGGTGTGGCCGTACGGATAGAAAGGTGGGGGCGCCGCGATGGATTTCGGGAGGTGTGGTCGCTCTCCGCCTATCAGCGCTGCCCGCGGTGCACGCCGGGAGGTGTGGCTGTGAGGCGCGGTGCACGCCGGGAGGTGTGGCCCGGGCAGCGGCCGGCGTCCATGGCCGAGCCGGACGGTAACGGGGGGCGGtggcgggccgggccggcggggaTCCCCACCCCTGCCTCCCGCTCCCGCTGATCCCCtgttctccttctcccccagctcccGGTGCCCGCGGGGACGAGGCCGAGCGGGACGCGGAGTCACCGGTGAGTACCCGGCGATGCCCGTTCCCCTCCCGGTACCGGTAACCAGGCCCCGGTGAGGCCTCCAGCAGCCGCTCACCCCTTTTTCGGTTTCCTCGCAGATCTCCGATACCGAGCTGGGTGCTTCGGGAGATTCTGAAAGTAAGTACGGGGTtacggcccggcccggcccgggagGAGGCCCCGGGGCCCCGGGGGTTGATCCTCCTCCCGTACCGGTGCAGTGGAGCTGCTGCGGAGCCTCCTCTCCCGGACGTTGGGGCTGGGCGGGGAGAAACCGGAGAAGGTGCTGGACGAGCTGTCACTGGAGGGAGTGAGCCGGTTCCTGCGGAGCGAGAAATGTacggggaggggggacgggggacaccGGGGAGGCggtttgggggggcggggggggggaaccggggAGGCGGtttggggtgggagagggaacCGGGGAGGCGGTTTGGGGGAGGGACACGGGGGAACCGGGGAGGCGATTTGGGGGGGAGAACCGGGGAGGCGATtcggggggggagagggaaccGGAGAGGcggtttttggggggtggggggtaaCTGAGGAGTCggttttgggggggaaggggggaaccggggaggtggttttggggggggggggaaccaggGAGGCGGGTTTGAGGTGCCGCCCTTCAGCCCTTTATCATCCTCCCCCCAGGTAAGAACGTCGTGTGCATGGTGGGTGCCGGGATCTCCACCTGTGAGTACGGTTTGGGGGGGCACAGACACAaacgggggggggtggggtgtccTGACgctccccctgctcctccccgggccacacccccaccccccaccccccaaacccGCAGCCGCCGGGATCCCCGATTTCCGTTCGCCCGGCACCGGCCTCTACGCCAACCTGCAGAGCTACGACCTGCCCTACCCCGAAGCCATCTTCGAAATCAGCTTCTTCAAGGTAgcaccctctgcccccccccccccgccccccactTTGGGGGGGTCtcagagacaccccccccccattccctgAGCgcctcgtgtgtgtgtgtgtgtcccccaacAGCAACACCCTGAACCCTTCTTCGCCCTGGCCCGGGAGCTCTACCCAGGGCAGTTCAAGGTAAGACCCTCCCtggcctcagtttcccctggctgcagccccccccccccaaacaaaccttCTTgggggctccccccccccaaaaactgACCCCCcattctctgtgtgtgtgtccccagccCACGGTGTGTCACTACTTCATgcggctgctgcaggagaaggggCTGTTGCTGCGCTGCTACACCCAGGTAGGGACCCCTCAACATCAGGGTGGGAGTCagggggggggtctgggggagtttggggggggggggcagggattGAGGTgcccctgacacccccccccccccaatcttgCGCCCCGGTAGAACATCGACACGCTGGAGCGGGTGGCGGGGCTGGAGCCCGAGCTGTTGGTGGAAGCTCACGGCACCTTCTTCACCTCGCACTGCCTGCGCCCCTCCTGCCGGCAGCCCTACAGCCTCCAGTGGATGAAgggtacgggggggggggggaacattgggggggggggggggggcatgggacaccccacacacacacaccccccccccagggcaccACTGAGGCTGGAGGGGGCAGGTGGCACGTCCCTGGCTGGGCGAGGGGGGTCCCCGTCCTCCGGGATGGGGTCCTAACGGGAGACTGTTCTCCCCCAGTGtcgtccccccccaccccgtgttCCTGTGTctccccctgacccccccccccaatatccctctccccccccccccccactgagCTCTCCCGTCCCCgtctcttccagaaaggatttTCTCGTCCCTCGTCCCCAAATGCGAGAAGTGCCAGAGCGTGGTGAAACCCGGTGAGTTGGGGGGTGGTCGGGAGGGGCTGTACCCCCCCCCCAATGCCCCGAGGGGGTGCGTGGGGCCCCCCCTCGGCCCGTCCGCTCACCTCCCGTTCCCCCCCAGACATCGTTTTTTTCGGGGAGAGCCTCCCCTCGCGCTTCTTCACCCTCCTGCAGTCGGTGAGTgggttggggcggggggggggggacagaccctgcagccccctcggatttgggggggggggggggggggaagtgtcaCACTGATGGCACTGCGGTGAcgtcccctcttccccccccccccaccccaggactTTCAGAAGGTCGACCTGCTCCTCATCATGGGCACCTCGCTGCAGGTCCAGCCCTTCGCCTCCCTCGTCGGCAGGTCTGCACCCCCCCGCCAGCTCCTCGggtcccccgtgtccccccccaagtccgtgtccccccccagctccccaccacccccccatGATCgttccctcctctctgccccccaCACAGGGTCCCCACCAACACCCCCCGGCTCCTCATCAACAAGGAGAAGACGGGGCAGGTGAGGGGGAgcgggggtttgggggggctgctAAAGTGGGGGGGCACCTTGAGGGGGGTTGGGAgggtactgggggggggggcaggtgctgccgtctcccccccccccccgtcacccTCGTTTTCCCCCCCCCGTCACCCTcattttcccccccccaccccagagcGACCCCCTCATGTCTCTCATGGGCTTCGGCTGCGGCATGGACTTCGATTCGGACAAGGCTTACAGGCagggggggaccgggggggctGTTTGGGGGTTcagggggggctgcaggggggtaGCGGGGGGGGCGTTTGGGAGAGACTGGGATGTCTGGCATCCAtggggaagcgggggggggggcagaagcACTTCCAGGTCTCTATGCCGGTGTGGGGGGATTGGGGCCATTGGGGGGAGTTGGGGCCCCCCCCgaggtggttttggggggtaCCCCCAGGTGGTTTGGGCTCCCCCCTCTACGTACACCTGCGCCCCCCCTCCCACGGGTCCCTCTGTCCCCGCAGGGACGTGGCCTGGCTCGGGGAGTGCGACGCCGGCTGCCTGgcgctggcagagctgctgggctggaagGTACCCAAAATGGcaattttggggggggggggggatatccTGCCCTCTGAGCCCCCCCCCAATTATGCTgcacccccccctcccttcctccctcaccatccccatccccgcagaaagagctggaggagctggtgaGAAGGGAACACGCCGCCATCGATGCCAAAGCCGCCCGGGAGGGCGAGGGCAAGGCCCGGGGGGGCGACGGGGAGAGCCCAGGGGCCAGCGGCGAGAGCCGGGGGGGCGGCCAGGACCCCACGCCGTAGCGCggactcggggggggggggggcggggggccgcTACATTAAATGGCCGCAGAGATGGGTTATTGTCCTCTGTGTGTTCCCTTCGGGGGGGGCCAGGAAAGGAGGAGGTacgggtgctggggggtgctggggggtaaGGGGGCCTGGAAATGAGGGGtaactggggtggggggtgtcctAGGGTGCTGGGGGTTAAGGGGGCCAGGAACaagggggtgctggggtggggtgggggggtccctggcACTGGGGgggtactgggggggggggggggtgtgtcagTGGGGGCTGGGTAGTGGGATACTGGGGCTGCCCCCACCAGCAGTGCACAGCCTGGAGGGGGGGCTTTccccttcacacacacacaccccccccaccccattttccagccttttttCCAGGATTTGTGCAATAAAGGGCTTTATTTCTAAAATCCGGCTGCGTCCTGcccggccctggggggggggggggtgtggggggggtgtccctgcctggtTTGGGGGCCCTGGGGGGGTTCCTGCCTGCCTCTGGGGGTATCCCTGCCcggtttgggggttttggagGGGGCCTTACCCGTTttgggggctctggggggggcCCTGCCTGGCCCTGAGGGGTCCTTACCTGATTtgggggcccgggggggggggtgtccctgcgcGGTTTGGGGGGTCTCTGCCCGGCcctggggaggtccctgcccggtttgggggccctgggggggggtctCTGCCCGGCCCTGGGGAGGTCCCTGCACGGTTTGGGGGCCCTGGGGGGGTCCTTGCCCGGtttggggtgtccctgcccggcCCTAGGGGGTCCCTACCCGGTTtgggggccctgggggggggtccctgcgcGGTTTGGGGGGTCCCTGCGCGGTttggggggtccctgcccggccctggggaggtccctgccctgtttgggggccctgggggggtccctgcccggtttggggggtccctgcccggtttgggggccctgggggggtccctgcccggCCCTGGGGGGTCCCTGCGCGGTttggggggtccctgcccggtttggggggtccctgcccggtttgggggccctgggggggtccctgcccggccctgggggggtccctgcccggtttgggggccctgggggggtccctgcccggccctgggggggtccctgcccggtttggggggtccctgcccggTTTGGGGGGTCCCGCCGGTCTCTACCTGAGGGGGCGCGGTGGGACAGGGCCGGCGCCAAGGGGCGCGGGCCAATTCGAAGTGAAGGCTGAGGAAAACGGCCAATCAGAACGCGGGACGGCAGGCGTGGGGGTTGATAGGCGGGAGGGTTAGCCAATGGGCGGGGGGATGGCCCGGTGGGAGAAGCTGAAGGGGACGTGAGAGGCATGAGAGGAGCCAATCAGAGCCCAGGTGATTGATGGCGTTGCCTTTGACCAATAGCCGGACGAGTCTCCGCCGAAAGGACCTCTGGGAGCACCCGGAGAGGCGCTAGACGAAGGCGGGGCCTGAGTGCAGGGCCATGAAGAAGGGCGGGGCGCCGTTCAGAGAGGCAGCCGCTTCAGCCAACCAGCTCGGTGGGCGGGCGGACGGACGCGGACTGTGGCCAATGGAAGACGGCAGCGCCTCTAACGGGCAGAAGCGCGGGCGAATGATCCCGGAGCTGGCGAACCTGCGGGGCCAATAGCGGCGGAGGGCGGGTCCGACGACGGAGGGGCAGCGCCGTGAGCCAATAGACCGAGAGTCCCGCCTTGAGTGGCGAGGGGGAGGGCCAATAGGGGCGTGGCGGAGGCGGCGCGGCGGAGTGAGGCGCCATGtcgcggcggcggtggcggggtCCGCAGAGCGCGGAGGGCAGCGGCCGCGGGGGCGAGATGGGGAAGatggcggcgggcggcggcggtggaGGCGGTTCGGGTCGTTACTACGGTGGGGGCGGTGAGGGCGGCCGCGCTCCTAAACGCCAGAAGACGGAGAACGCGGAACCGCCGCCGCACGGGCCTGGCGGGCCGGGGGGAGCTGGCGGTGGGCCTGGCGCTGCCGGAGCGGTGAGCTGGGTCGGGGGAGGCGGTTGGGCCCTTGGGAGgtgcggggaggaggaggaggaggaggtatcATGGCGGGGCCTGAGGCGGGGGGCGTGGAAggccccggggaggggcggggggtggcgccgggctgggcggggggagggaaggggtttgggggggggggggggatgaggCCTGAGGGGGCAAAACGCGCcccgtggggagggggggtgaaTGGGCTGGAGAGGGCAGGGCTCGTAGGATTGGGGcccgggggggaggggggaacgtAGGGGCAAACTGGGCCTGAGAGGGCTGGAAATGGGGGGGGCAGGGTAGGTCTGGGGGTCGGCAGAGGGTGTGCGGGGTGTTTGGGGGGTCTGGGACTGCTTGGAGGGGATGTGGGCTTGGGTAAGGCGTCGGGGCTCGGGTCAGGGCCATGGGGATGCAGGAACCCTGGTGCGAGACCCTCGGTGGTGGCCGAGACCTTACCTGGGGTGGTTTTTCGTGGTGCTTTCGGGGGAGTCAGGAGGCCTTGGTGGCTCAGGGTGGGCACGGTACTGAGCTAAACGCTTCTCTCCTGGCAGGAGAACTACGACGACCCTCACAAGACGCCCGCCTCCCCCGTGGTGCACATCCGGGGGCTGATCGATGGCGTCGTGGAGGCCGATCTCGTGGAGGCCCTGCAGGAGTTTGGCCCCATCAGGTGAGGAGAAGCGTTGGGGGACGCACACGGTGACGGCGACACCACGGTGTCGCTCTGACCGCGGCCTTTGTCATCCCAGCTACGTGGTGGTGATGCCCAAGAAGAGACAAGCCTTGG
Proteins encoded in this region:
- the NFKBIB gene encoding NF-kappa-B inhibitor beta, whose translation is MAAAEAAAAAAAPTLPGEVKRPEGDEWCDSGLGSLGEGQLGPLPASPGPASPGTALGPVTAAVSAVRLAEPPEEEEEEEEEKRAASSPLAAAAVDPAAWLRHVLGFLTEDGDTALHLAVIHEHEAFLDSILQYTGGTEYLDLQNDLGQTALHIAVILGLSGFVRKLRAAGAGLCVQERGGHTALHLACREGRRGCARHLLGPPRIPPAPHDEETRAQLDSVNYDGYTPLHVAVLRKDLAMVELLLSAGADLNARPPGVAKPGAARTHPKRPAKKDWEPRTFLSASARSCSASFSFPAWSMAAACSTTAPPQPDTSLRLLHGYDAVARYGPGITPTAGAKRPSARRANRRKTFLGLNPPENGRLPAKVTSPAAATSGIASAERGAETEMRGRPGERVSPRRQPPRRPSTARGGKIATG
- the SIRT2 gene encoding NAD-dependent protein deacetylase sirtuin-2 isoform X3, with amino-acid sequence MAAARGLSGPVVLTTLPGRRARGTPGNTRFSAYQRRPRCTPGGVAVRIERWGRRDGFREVWSLSAYQRCPRCTPGGVAVRRGARREVWPGQRPASMAEPDAPGARGDEAERDAESPISDTELGASGDSEMELLRSLLSRTLGLGGEKPEKVLDELSLEGVSRFLRSEKCKNVVCMPPGSPISVRPAPASTPTCRATTCPTPKPSSKSASSSNTLNPSSPWPGSSTQGSSSPRCVTTSCGCCRRRGCCCAATPRKDFLVPRPQMREVPERGETRHRFFRGEPPLALLHPPAVGLSEGRPAPHHGHLAAGPALRLPRRQGPHQHPPAPHQQGEDGAERPPHVSHGLRLRHGLRFGQGLQKELEELVRREHAAIDAKAAREGEGKARGGDGESPGASGESRGGGQDPTP
- the SIRT2 gene encoding NAD-dependent protein deacetylase sirtuin-2 isoform X1; amino-acid sequence: MAAARGLSGPVVLTTLPGRRARGTPGNTRFSAYQRRPRCTPGGVAVRIERWGRRDGFREVWSLSAYQRCPRCTPGGVAVRRGARREVWPGQRPASMAEPDAPGARGDEAERDAESPISDTELGASGDSEMELLRSLLSRTLGLGGEKPEKVLDELSLEGVSRFLRSEKCKNVVCMVGAGISTSAGIPDFRSPGTGLYANLQSYDLPYPEAIFEISFFKQHPEPFFALARELYPGQFKPTVCHYFMRLLQEKGLLLRCYTQNIDTLERVAGLEPELLVEAHGTFFTSHCLRPSCRQPYSLQWMKERIFSSLVPKCEKCQSVVKPDIVFFGESLPSRFFTLLQSDFQKVDLLLIMGTSLQVQPFASLVGRVPTNTPRLLINKEKTGQSDPLMSLMGFGCGMDFDSDKAYRDVAWLGECDAGCLALAELLGWKKELEELVRREHAAIDAKAAREGEGKARGGDGESPGASGESRGGGQDPTP
- the SIRT2 gene encoding NAD-dependent protein deacetylase sirtuin-2 isoform X2, with protein sequence MAAARGLSGPVVLTTLPGRRARGTPGNTRFSAYQRRPRCTPGGVAVRIERWGRRDGFREVWSLSAYQRCPRCTPGGVAVRRGARREVWPGQRPASMAEPDAPGARGDEAERDAESPISDTELGASGDSEMELLRSLLSRTLGLGGEKPEKVLDELSLEGVSRFLRSEKCKNVVCMVGAGISTSAGIPDFRSPGTGLYANLQSYDLPYPEAIFEISFFKQHPEPFFALARELYPGQFKPTVCHYFMRLLQEKGLLLRCYTQNIDTLERVAGLEPELLVEAHGTFFTSHCLRPSCRQPYSLQWMKERIFSSLVPKCEKCQSVVKPDIVFFGESLPSRFFTLLQSDFQKVDLLLIMGTSLQVQPFASLVGRVPTNTPRLLINKEKTGQSDPLMSLMGFGCGMDFDSDKAYRKSWRSW